The Lycium barbarum isolate Lr01 chromosome 12, ASM1917538v2, whole genome shotgun sequence genome includes a region encoding these proteins:
- the LOC132624747 gene encoding LOB domain-containing protein 27-like — MKILEQLEDEDQKADAMKSIIFESDMREKFPIYGCVECISYLRQQLQLALQELQYVYTQLDIYRQQNLALISSSENSVGNGMFMVPFFSSTEGESSTEGITYPDFDMSNELSSQLSA; from the coding sequence ATGAAAATTTTGGAGCAATTGGAGGATGAAGATCAAAAAGCTGATGCCATGAAATCTATAATTTTCGAGTCTGATATGAGGGAAAAGTTTCCAATCTATGGTTGTGTGGAGTGTATTTCTTATCTTCGCCAACAGTTGCAGCTTGCCTTACAAGAACTTCAGTATGTATACACTCAGCTTGATATCTATAGACAACAAAATTTAGCACTAATTTCTTCTAGTGAAAATTCTGTTGGCAATGGGATGTTCATGGTCCCATTCTTCTCCAGTACTGAAGGTGAGTCCAGTACTGAAGGAATCACATATCCTGATTTTGATATGTCAAATGAGCTTAGTAGTCAACTATCTGCTTAA
- the LOC132621979 gene encoding uncharacterized protein LOC132621979, with the protein MEFFNKAKVVRLKGHLGKYIVANDDEQTVRQSRNGSSKKARWIVELVQGNPHVIRLKSCHNKYLSASDDAFLLGMTGKKVLQALAATATDGSIEWEPIKEGYQVKLRTRGGKFLRANGATPPWRNSITHDLPNRTATQDWVLWDVDVLDSESLKSYPSTLSSFSSFGDDECTHRSVSSIPSWPSIESDCSSHSSSGQNGMEFFEGAKAVRLQSHLGKYLVADENEQIVRQSRNGSSHRARWTVELVAAKSNVIRLKSCYGLYLTATEQPFLLGMTGKKVLQTVPTKNTDASIGWEPIREGLHVKLRTSEGKYLRANGATPPWRNSITHDVPNRTSTQDWIMWGVEVVDITISDTSESVSSCLSHASSFNSVLDDYTASPDTGSLNDINYQSRRSKKAPVKQNSGMEFFQRAKSVRLKSHHDKFLLADPDQETVYQDRHGTSRSAKWTIEFPEEVENVIRLKSCYGKYLTATDDQVLLGVTGQKVVQSLPKRLDSSVEWEPMKDGFLVKLKTRYGNYLRANGGLPPWRNSITHDIPHRHHDWILWEVDIVEKLPEPTPKITQSERLDDDSSSSFHFISPTYSASESRDGFDASPMKSEGRLIYYHVADENGNANDAVEGPSFHFKGHGLEELTEKLEEITGLENITVCSRNKINGNLYPLRLALPPNNADMHVVVVPASSKT; encoded by the exons ATGGAGTTCTTCAACAAAGCTAAAGTTGTTAGGCTCAAAGGTCATCTTGGCAAGTACATTGTCGCCAATGATGACGAACAAACCGTCCGACAAAGCCGTAACGGTTCATCAAAAAAGGCACGTTGGATAGTCGAACTGGTCCAAGGCAATCCTCACGTTATACGTCTCAAAAGTTGCCATAACAAATACCTCTCGGCTTCTGACGATGCTTTCCTTCTTGGCATGACGGGTAAAAAGGTACTCCAAGCATTAGCAGCTACTGCAACGGACGGTTCAATTGAGTGGGAGCCTATAAAAGAAGGATACCAAGTGAAGTTAAGGACAAGGGGAGGCAAATTTCTGAGGGCAAATGGGGCAACACCCCCTTGGAGAAACTCTATTACTCATGATTTACCTAATAGAACTGCAACACAAGATTGGGTGTTATGGGATGTGGATGTGTTAGATTCTGAATCTTTAAAGAGTTATCCTTCAACTCTGTCGAGCTTCTCTTCTTTTGGAGATGATGAATGCACTCATCGCTCTGTTTCGTCAATTCCAAGCTGGCCATCAATTGAATCTGATTGTTCTTCACATTCAAGTTCAGGACAG AATGGCATGGAATTTTTTGAAGGAGCTAAAGCAGTAAGGCTTCAGAGCCACCTCGGAAAATACCTAGTGGCTGACGAAAACGAACAAATTGTCCGACAAAGCCGAAACGGGTCATCGCACAGAGCGCGATGGACAGTCGAATTAGTTGCCGCAAAAAGCAACGTAATTCGACTAAAAAGCTGTTATGGGTTGTACTTAACAGCAACTGAACAGCCATTTCTTCTGGGGATGACTGGTAAAAAGGTTCTTCAAACTGTTCCAACAAAGAATACGGATGCATCAATTGGATGGGAGCCAATACGAGAAGGATTACATGTGAAGCTTAGAACAAGTGAAGGGAAATATTTGAGGGCTAATGGAGCTACACCACCTTGGAGAAATTCTATAACTCATGATGTTCCTAACAGGACATCTACTCAAGATTGGATTATGTGGGGTGTAGAAGTTGTGGACATTACTATTTCAGATACTAGTGAATCAGTGTCAAGTTGTTTATCGCATGCATCGAGTTTTAATTCTGTGCTCGATGACTATACAGCTTCTCCTGATACTGGATCCCTAAATGACATAAACTATCAATCCCGGAGGTCTAAGAAGGCACCAGTTAAGCAG AATTCTGGGATGGAATTCTTCCAGAGAGCCAAATCCGTTAGGCTAAAAAGCCACCATGATAAATTCTTATTAGCCGATCCCGATCAAGAAACCGTGTATCAAGATCGCCATGGAACTTCCAGGAGTGCAAAATGGACAATTGAATTCCCTGAAGAAGTCGAAAATGTTATCCGGTTGAAGAGTTGCTATGGCAAATATCTAACAGCCACAGATGACCAAGTCCTTCTTGGTGTCACAGGTCAGAAAGTTGTTCAGAGTTTGCCTAAAAGGTTGGATTCCTCAGTTGAGTGGGAACCAATGAAAGATGGATTCCTTGTGAAGCTTAAAACAAGATATGGGAATTATTTACGCGCTAATGGTGGCTTACCCCCTTGGCGAAATTCAATTACACATGACATACCTCATAGACATCACGATTGGATCTTATGGGAAGTGGATATTGTTGAGAAATTGCCCGAACCAACACCAAAAATTACACAATCAGAACGATTAGATGATGATTCCAGCTCTTCTTTTCATTTTATATCCCCTACGTATTCCGCGAGTGAG TCAAGAGATGGATTTGATGCTTCTCCGATGAAATCTGAAGGCCGGTTGATCTATTACCATGTGGCAGATGAAAATGGAAATGCGAATGATGCAGTGGAAGGGCCTTCTTTTCATTTCAAAGGGCATGGGCTAGAggaactgactgaaaagttggAGGAAATTACAGGGCTGGAGAATATTACTGTCTGTTCACGCAACAAGATCAATGGGAATCTATATCCTCTTCGGTTAGCATTGCCTCCAAACAACGCGGATATGCATGTTGTGGTAGTTCCTGCATCATCCAAAACTTAG
- the LOC132623855 gene encoding pentatricopeptide repeat-containing protein At3g28660-like has protein sequence MNYLSNIHLQVRPNNSFQIWKWCMSMAENCTTMRQLKSIHAIYITLGLHRNTYAISKLLDFCALSSSSSSNLNYASRIFSQVQTPNTFLYNTLIKAHSRSPQPELSLHYFNQMLQTNNNDVVPDSFTFPFLLIACANGNLEVEGKQIHSWVIKNSFSGSNAHVQTALIRFYLNCKELGNARKLFDEITDIDVIQCNVLMSGYLQCGQAKEALSIFQDMMGRGVSPDEYCVTTALAACANLGALDQGKWIHEHVMKSEWVESDVFIGSALVDMYAKCGCIQMASEVFESMPTRNKHSWATMIRGFAVHGRPELAISCLEKMQVVDGLKPDGVVVLAVLAACAHAGLQKEGEFLLEKMESLYGVAPEHEHFSCVVDLLCRAGRLDDALKLIRRMPMKPRASVWGALLSGCRNHNNVNLAELAVKEILLVEDGNEAEEDSAYVQLSNIYLAARQCDDARRIRRMIGDRGLRKTPGYSAVEIDGIVNEFVSGDVSHPCLADIHVALDLIYVDPDFSNLI, from the coding sequence ATGAACTATCTAAGCAACATCCACCTCCAAGTTCGACCCAACAACAGTTTCCAAATATGGAAATGGTGCATGTCCATGGCAGAAAACTGCACCACTATGCGACAACTCAAATCCATCCACGCCATTTACATTACCCTCGGTCTTCACCGCAACACTTACGCAATTAGCAAACTCCTCGATTTTTGTGCCCTCTCAAGTTCCAGCAGCAGCAACCTTAACTACGCCTCACGAATATTTTCACAAGTTCAAACACCCAATACATTCCTATACAACACTCTTATTAAGGCCCACTCTCGAAGCCCGCAACCCGAATTATCCCTCCATTATTTCAATCAAATGTTACAAACAAATAATAACGATGTGGTACCTGATAGTTTTACATTTCCATTTCTCCTTATTGCTTGCGCTAATGGTAATTTGGAAGTGGAGGGCAAACAAATACACAGTTGGGTAATCAAGAATTCATTTTCCGGGTCGAATGCACATGTACAGACTGCATTAATTCGGTTTTACTTGAATTGCAAAGAGTTGGGTAATGCTCGTAAACTGTTCGATGAAATTACTGACATAGATGTTATTCAATGTAATGTTCTTATGAGTGGGTATCTTCAATGTGGACAAGCCAAGGAAGCGTTGAGTATTTTTCAAGATATGATGGGTCGTGGAGTTAGTCCGGATGAGTACTGTGTGACAACAGCACTCGCGGCGTGTGCTAATTTAGGTGCACTTGATCAAGGAAAATGGATTCATGAGCATGTTATGAAGAGTGAGTGGGTTGAATCTGATGTTTTTATTGGCTCTGCTCTTGTTGATATGTATGCGAAGTGTGGGTGTATTCAAATGGCTTCTGAGGTTTTCGAGAGCATGCCTACAAGGAATAAGCATTCATGGGCGACAATGATTCGAGGGTTCGCTGTTCATGGTCGTCCTGAGCTAGCAATAAGCTGTTTGGAGAAAATGCAAGTGGTTGATGGGCTTAAGCCTGATGGCGTTGTCGTTCTTGCAGTGTTAGCAGCATGTGCACATGCAGGGCTTCAGAAAGAAGGCGAGTTTTTGTTGGAAAAGATGGAATCTTTATACGGTGTTGCACCGGAACATGAGCATTTCAGTTGTGTAGTGGACTTGTTATGCAGGGCTGGACGATTGGATGACGCACTTAAGCTTATTAGAAGGATGCCAATGAAACCGCGGGCCTCAGTTTGGGGGGCGTTGTTGAGTGGTTGCCGAAATCACAATAATGTAAATCTTGCAGAACTTGCTGTCAAAGAGATTTTGTTGGTAGAAGATGGCAATGAAGCTGAAGAGGATTCTGCTTATGTTCAGTTATCAAATATATATTTGGCAGCTCGACAATGTGATGATGCACGTCGAATTAGGAGGATGATTGGTGACAGAGGGCTCAGGAAGACACCTGGTTACAGTGCAGTTGAGATTGACGGGATTGTTAATGAGTTTGTGTCTGGAGATGTCTCCCATCCATGTCTAGCTGACATACATGTGGCTCTAGACTTGATATATGTTGATCCCGATTTCAGCAACCTAATATAG